The genome window AAATGAGTAGAATTTAACTGCTTTTTTTCCAAATTTAAAATCTCGCAATTTTAAACTTTTCTCTTTTAAATCCACTTCTTTATTAGTCTCAATATTAATAATTTGAATATAAAAATCTGGATTAGCATCAATATGATGACCGCCTAGAATATAAACACTATAAAAACCATAAGAAAGTTCTTTTTCAATGGTTTCTTGAATATTAAATTTAAAACTCATTAACTAATACATTATAAAATTACAACGGAATAACAAACGTTGCTTATAACTGAACACTGTGACTGATCACTGAACACTAAAACTATCTCGAATAATTTGGAGCTTCTTTCGTAATAGTTACATTGTGTGGGTGACTTTCACCAATACCACTTGCCGTGATTCTAATGAAACGTCCTGTCTCTTGTAAGGTTGGAATGTCTTTTGCACCACAATAACCCATTCCAGCTCTTAAACCACCTATGAATTGTTGCATGCTTTCGTTTAATTCTCCTTTGTATGGCACACGACCTACAATTCCTTCTGGAACTAATTTCTTCACATCATCTTCTACATCTTGGAAATAACGGTCTTTTGAACCTTCTTGCATGGCCTCAACAGAACCCATTCCACGGTATGATTTGAATTTTCTTCCTTCAAAAATAATTGTTTCACCTGGTGATTCTTTTGTTCCTGCTAAAAGTGAACCTAACATCACACAATCAGCACCCGCAGCAATCGCTTTTGGAATGTCTCCTGTGTAACGAATTCCACCATCGGCAATAACTGGAACTCCTGAACCTCTTAAAGCCGTAGCCACTTCTAAAACTGCTGAAAATTGCGGAAATCCAACACCTGCAACAACTCTCGTTGTACAAATAGAACCTGGACCAATTCCAACTTTCACTGCATCAGCTCCATTTTGAGCTAAATATAACGCAGCTTCTGGTGTTGCAATGTTACCTACTACTACATCTAATTCTGGGAATTTAGCTTTTACTGCTTTTAATACATCTACTACTCCTTTTGTATGTCCGTGAGCAGTATCAATAATTACCGCGTCAACTCCAGCGTTTACTAATGCTGTAGCTCTTTCAACCGCGTCTGCCGTAACTCCTAAAGCAGCAGCTACACGTAAACGACCAAATTTATCTTTATTAGCAATTGGTTTTTGGGTTAATTTCGTAATATCTCTAAATGTAATTAAGCCAACTAATTTATTATTGTTATCAACTACAGGTAATTTTTCAATTTTATTTTCTTGAAGAATATCTTCTGCTTCATGTAAAGTGGTTCCTTGAGCAGCCGTTACTAAATTTTCAGAAGTCATTACTTCTAAAATCGAGCGTGAATTTACTTTTTCGAAACGTAAATCTCTATTGGTAACAATACCTTTTAAAATTCCGTTATCATCTACAACTGGAATTCCGCCAATGCTAAATTCTTTCATTGCCATTTTCGCATCACCAACATTTGCAGTTAAAGGTAACGTTACTGGATCGATAATCATACCGCTTTCTGCACGTTTTACCTTCTTTACTTTTGCTGCTTGTTGCTCAATCGTCATGTTTTTGTGTAAAACGCCAATTCCACCTTCTTGTGCCATAGCAATTGCCATAGAACTTTCGGTAACCGTATCCATTGCTGCGGAAACGATAGGAACATTCAACGTAATATTTCTCGAAAACTTCGATTGAATACTAACTTCGCGTGGTAAAATTTCTGAATAATTTGGAATAAGCAAAACATCGTCGTAAGTAAGACCTTCGCCAACGATTTTAGTTGTGTGTGCTTTCATGGTGCAATTTGTAGTTGTTGTTAAATTGCGTGCAAATATAGTAAAACTTAGGCTAATAATCTATTTCTTTTAAGAATAAATTATGTAACTTGCATAATAATTTTTCATCTACAATGAGCGATTCTAAAAAAACAAGTACAGGCCTAACCGATTCAGAAGTAATAGAATCCGCAAAAAAATTCGGCACCAACTCTATCGAACATCAGAA of Flavobacterium channae contains these proteins:
- the guaB gene encoding IMP dehydrogenase, coding for MKAHTTKIVGEGLTYDDVLLIPNYSEILPREVSIQSKFSRNITLNVPIVSAAMDTVTESSMAIAMAQEGGIGVLHKNMTIEQQAAKVKKVKRAESGMIIDPVTLPLTANVGDAKMAMKEFSIGGIPVVDDNGILKGIVTNRDLRFEKVNSRSILEVMTSENLVTAAQGTTLHEAEDILQENKIEKLPVVDNNNKLVGLITFRDITKLTQKPIANKDKFGRLRVAAALGVTADAVERATALVNAGVDAVIIDTAHGHTKGVVDVLKAVKAKFPELDVVVGNIATPEAALYLAQNGADAVKVGIGPGSICTTRVVAGVGFPQFSAVLEVATALRGSGVPVIADGGIRYTGDIPKAIAAGADCVMLGSLLAGTKESPGETIIFEGRKFKSYRGMGSVEAMQEGSKDRYFQDVEDDVKKLVPEGIVGRVPYKGELNESMQQFIGGLRAGMGYCGAKDIPTLQETGRFIRITASGIGESHPHNVTITKEAPNYSR